Below is a genomic region from Pseudomonas frederiksbergensis.
CTGGCACGGCTGCCGAAACCGGAAAACGTCGAGTTTTTCGACACTGAGGAACAGGCTCAGGCTGCCGGTTATCGCCCGAGCAAACGCGCAGCAACGGACCAGACCCATCTCGCCGCACAACACGCCACACTGGTCGCCGCAGCCTGTCGGCAGATCGAGTCCGCCGAGACGGTGCCCAGCTTGAACGCGCTGGCAGAGACCGCACGAATGAGTGCCTTCCACTTTCACCGGGTGTTCAAGGCAGTCACCGGCCTGACGCCCAAGGGCTACGCCACCGCACAGCGCTCACGCAGGGTTCGTGAACGCCTGGAAGTCGCCAGCTCGGTGACCGACGCGCTGTATGACGCAGGCTTCAATTCCAACAGCCGTTTCTACGAGTCCGCTGACCATCTGCTTGGCATGAAGCCCAGCGACTACCGCGCCGCGGGCCAAAACACCGATATCCGCTTTGCCGTCGGCCAATGTTCGCTGGGGGCGATTCTGGTGGCACAAAGTCAACGCGGGGTGTGCGCGATCCTTTTGGGGGATGATCCCCACGCACTGGTCTGCGACCTGCAAGACCGGTTCCGCCAAGCCAACCTGATTGGCGCTGACCATGAGTTCGAGCAGTTGATTGCCAAGGTGGTGGGTTTCATCGAAGCCCCAGCGCTTGGCCTGGACCTGCCGCTGGATGTGCGCGGCACGGCGTTTCAGGAGCGGGTGTGGATGGCGCTGCGAGATATTCCGGCGGGCAGCACCGCCAGCTACGCCGACATTGCCCAGCGCATCGGCGCGCCAAAAGCGTTCCGTGCCGTGGCCCAGGCCTGCGGTGCCAACAGCCTCGCGGTGGCTATTCCCTGCCATCGGGTGGTGCGCAGTGACGGCGGTCTCTCGGGCTATCGCTGGGGCGTGGAGCGCAAGCGTCAACTGCTTGCGCGTGAAACCCAGCCTTAGAAAATGCCGATGTGTACTGCCACTGACTCAGGGCCGGTATAGGCCTCGAAGTCGGTGGCAAATCGGCGTTTGACCTGCGGATTGGCCTCAAAATACGCCCAGACTCTGCCCCACGCCTCGATGACACCGCCCGGCATCGCCCCCTTCGCCTCGAAAACCAGGTACTGGCCGCCCTGTACCTCAATGGTTTCATAACCGGGGGCGGCTTCACTGACCGCCACCCCGGCCATCACATCGAAAGCCCCGGAGGCATCGGACTCATAGCTGGAGTACACCCCGTAAGCCGGTGAATCCGGTTTTTTATTGGCAATTTTGTCAAACAGCCCATCGACAAAAAATCGCTGCCACATCGGACCGATTCTGGCGGTAGTTGCCTGCTGTTCAGCGCTGTTGAGCGTACGTACACGCAGTCCC
It encodes:
- the ada gene encoding bifunctional DNA-binding transcriptional regulator/O6-methylguanine-DNA methyltransferase Ada, whose product is MTTAKHTTEQDPRWSAVLARDSRADGQFVYAVKTTGIYCRPSSLARLPKPENVEFFDTEEQAQAAGYRPSKRAATDQTHLAAQHATLVAAACRQIESAETVPSLNALAETARMSAFHFHRVFKAVTGLTPKGYATAQRSRRVRERLEVASSVTDALYDAGFNSNSRFYESADHLLGMKPSDYRAAGQNTDIRFAVGQCSLGAILVAQSQRGVCAILLGDDPHALVCDLQDRFRQANLIGADHEFEQLIAKVVGFIEAPALGLDLPLDVRGTAFQERVWMALRDIPAGSTASYADIAQRIGAPKAFRAVAQACGANSLAVAIPCHRVVRSDGGLSGYRWGVERKRQLLARETQP
- a CDS encoding GyrI-like domain-containing protein, whose amino-acid sequence is MDFKQLEISPFRVSGLRVRTLNSAEQQATTARIGPMWQRFFVDGLFDKIANKKPDSPAYGVYSSYESDASGAFDVMAGVAVSEAAPGYETIEVQGGQYLVFEAKGAMPGGVIEAWGRVWAYFEANPQVKRRFATDFEAYTGPESVAVHIGIF